GCGCGCCTGCAGCGGGTGATCGAGAACCACCTGCGCCGCTTCGACCGCGACGAGTCGCTCGCCTTCGACTGGTCGCCGGCGACCGGCGCCTGAGCTTCAGGCGACGCCGAACAGCTCGCGCTGGCCGGGCAGCTCCTCGCGCTCGCGAAAGCCCGACAGGCCCACGCCCACCAGCCGGTAACGCGTTTCCGCCGGCAGGTCGACGCGACCGCGCAGCGCGCTCGCGATGGCCGCCAGCTCCTGTGCCGAGCGCGGCGGCGTATCCGGCGTGAGGCTGCGGGTGAGGATGCGGAACTGCGCGGTCTTGAGCTTGAGCACCACGGTGCGGCCCACCCGTTCGGTGCGCGTGGTCGCGGTCCAGGTCTTGTCGGCGAGTTCGTGGATGCGCGGTGCCAGCGCATCGAGTGGCAGGTCCTCGGCGAAGGTATCTTCCGACGAGATCGACTGCACCGGCTGGTCGGGTTCCACCGGGCGCTCGTCGATGCCATGCGCGCGCTCGTGCAGGCGTCGGCCCCAGGCACCGAAGCGGCGCACCAGTTGTTCCAGCGGGACCATGCGCAGGTCGCCCACCGTGGCGACGCCGAGTTCGGCGAGCCTGCCCTGCATCACTTTGCCGACGCCGGGAATGCGCCCCACCGGCAGGTCGGTGAGGAAGGCGGTGACCTGTGACGGCCGCACCACGAACAGGCCGTCGGGCTTGTTCCAGTCCGATGCGATCTTGGCGATGAACTTGTTCGGTGCCACCCCGGCCGATGCAGTCAGCGCGGTTTCCTCGCGGATCTGCGCGCGGATGCGCTCCGCGGTCGCGGTGGCGCTGGGCGCGGCGATCTTCGGCGCGGTGACGTCGAGATAGGCCTCGTCCAGGGACAGCGGTTCGACCAGGTCGGTGTGCTGGTGGAAGATCGCCCGCACCTGCTTCGACACCGCCTTGTAGCGGCTGAAATCCGGTGGCACGAATACCGCATCGGGGCACAACCGCTCCGCCCGCAGCGCGGGCATCGCCGAGCGCACGCCGTAGCGGCGCGCCTCGTAGGAGGCCGCGCAGACGACCGAGCGCATCCCGCGCCAGGCCACCACCACCGGGCGACTGCGCAATGTCGGGTCGTCGCGCTGCTCGACCGAGGCGTAGAAGGCATCCATGTCGATGTGGAGGATCTTGCGCACGTGGCCATTATCCGCCGCGCGTCCGCGACATGCGCCGCAATGCCGCGTTCGCCACGGGTGACCTGCGTTGACCTGCCGCTGACGCGCGCAGGGCGAGGATCGACCGGTAC
This portion of the Luteimonas yindakuii genome encodes:
- the dinB gene encoding DNA polymerase IV; amino-acid sequence: MRKILHIDMDAFYASVEQRDDPTLRSRPVVVAWRGMRSVVCAASYEARRYGVRSAMPALRAERLCPDAVFVPPDFSRYKAVSKQVRAIFHQHTDLVEPLSLDEAYLDVTAPKIAAPSATATAERIRAQIREETALTASAGVAPNKFIAKIASDWNKPDGLFVVRPSQVTAFLTDLPVGRIPGVGKVMQGRLAELGVATVGDLRMVPLEQLVRRFGAWGRRLHERAHGIDERPVEPDQPVQSISSEDTFAEDLPLDALAPRIHELADKTWTATTRTERVGRTVVLKLKTAQFRILTRSLTPDTPPRSAQELAAIASALRGRVDLPAETRYRLVGVGLSGFREREELPGQRELFGVA